Below is a genomic region from Paraburkholderia sp. BL23I1N1.
GAGATGGTCCTTACGCGCCAGCATGTTGTGGAGACGCCCCTGATAGAGGTCCTCGGTCAGATTGCTCGTGTCGTAGACAAACACGTTCATCATCTTCTTGAGATTTTCAATCGTCGGCTCACGATAAAGCCCCTGTAGCAATTTGATACCCTCCGTCGGCATCGGCACGAACTGGCTCGGGCCACCCGTGCCACCGCCCATCAGGATGAGCTTTCCAACGCGACTCGGATTTGCCAACGCGAATGCAACCGCGGCGTGTCCGCCCATCGAGTTACCGATGATGTGGACCGGCCCTTGCAAATCGATTGCATCGAGCAGCCCTTTAAGTGCCCGGGCATTCAGTTCCGAGCGGGAACCGGTACAAACAATTGGGTCACTCTTGCTCCAACCCGGACAGTCCATGAGGATGACGCGATAGCCTTTTTCGACCAGCGGTTCGAGGTTACGATTGAAGTTGGCCCAGCCACTCGCCCCCGGACCCGAACCATGCAGCATTACAACGGTCTCCCTGCCCATTCCCATGTCGTTGTAGTGAATCTGCAAGTCGAGGTCTCCCTCCTTGATGCGAGCAAACTTACTTGTTCCTGCTTCAGTCAATTGATTTTCTGCGCTCATTTCGCTTCCTTGCTTCCGCGTAACGGTTAACTTGAATGCCCGCGCGTTTAGCGCTTGGCGTTTGGTGTCATTTTTTCGCGAGTACGTCGGCAAGCGCAGCACCGAGGAGCTCACGCGCCAACTCCGCGTCAAATACGTTCTCGGCTTGCCGCCAGGCGATGTATCCATCGGGGCGGACTAGAAGCGCCCCTGCCTCGGCGACTTCGCGCTGACGTTGCCAGTCGCAATAAGGGTCTTCCGAACCCTTTGCACCCGTGACGACGGTCCGCAGAAATGACAGGTCGAGTGCTTCGGCCGCCTTGACCCATGCACCTCCGGAAAGGCCTGTGACAAGCGAGAACTTCCCCTTCCCAGTCACATCGAGCGTCGAAATACGAATGCCGTGCTTGTCGATGAGCCAGGCATGTGGAATCTTCGCGCCGGGTCGCGTAGTGGGCTGAAGATAAAGTCCCTTGTCCTGCTTCCACTCTTCCGGACCAAGCTGAGGGTCAGGAATTACAGCTGCAGAGGCGTAGCGTTGATTCATTTCAACGCCTTGCGCGTTGAATTCATGGTTCTTCAGGTCCAATCCTTCCAGGACTGCCTGGCGCGCTCGGGCGCCCTCGGGTCCAGGGTCCTTGAATCGGGCGATGCCCGCGGCGACCGGATTTTCTGCGCCTTCGACGCTGAAGACCGCCTTGAGTGGTGCGAAATCGAGACGCGACTGATTCGCACGCAGGACAATCTGCTTGCCCACAGGTGCACGCTCGTCCGAATAGCTGTCGAGAAGTCTCTCGCCCGCGTAACCCTTCAGAACATAGGCGAGCTTCCAGGCAAGATTGAACGCATCCTGTACACAAGTGTTTAAACCGAGGCCACTCGAT
It encodes:
- a CDS encoding alpha/beta fold hydrolase yields the protein MSAENQLTEAGTSKFARIKEGDLDLQIHYNDMGMGRETVVMLHGSGPGASGWANFNRNLEPLVEKGYRVILMDCPGWSKSDPIVCTGSRSELNARALKGLLDAIDLQGPVHIIGNSMGGHAAVAFALANPSRVGKLILMGGGTGGPSQFVPMPTEGIKLLQGLYREPTIENLKKMMNVFVYDTSNLTEDLYQGRLHNMLARKDHLENFVKSLAANPKQFPDVGHRLSEVKSPTLIIWGRDDRFVPMDVGLRLLWGMPNAEFHIFNRCGHWAQWEHADKFNRMVLDFLTH